A genomic segment from Spinacia oleracea cultivar Varoflay chromosome 3, BTI_SOV_V1, whole genome shotgun sequence encodes:
- the LOC110797800 gene encoding protein LIKE COV 3 isoform X1, with product MGTRERDRDLELLIPVSIPPLVSAIEISKPSTPSPSSSPVSYHHTAPPKEACCKVIRRWTSKKFMSGSVILLPIAITFYFTWWFIHFVDGFFSPIYAHLGINIFGLGFVTSITFIFLVGVIMSSWLGASILQLGEWFIKKMPLVSYIYSASKQISAAISPDQNSRAFKEVALVKHPRVGEYALAFITSTVTLHSHTGEEELFCVYVPTNHLYLGDMFLVSSKDILRPNLSVREGIEIVISGGMSIPQVLTTVDAGVLRAVRGGDISGLPV from the exons atgggaACAAGAGAAAGAGACAGAGATCTAGAGCTACTCATCCCTGTCAGTATTCCGCCATTGGTGTCCGCCATTGAAATCTCTAAACCTTCAACCCCTTCTCCTTCTTCATCCCCTGTTTCTTATCATCACACTGCCCCACCCAAAGAG GCATGTTGCAAAGTCATTCGGCGCTGGACTTCAAAGAAGTTTATGTCTGGAAG TGTGATCCTGCTTCCTATAGCCATCACTTTTTACTTCACTTGGTGGTTTATTCATTTCGTTGATGGATTCTTCTCACCGATTTATGCTCATCTTGGGATAAACATATTTG GTCTCGGCTTTGTAACCTCTATTACATTCATCTTCTTGGTGGGAGTGATTATGTCATCATGGTTGGGAGCCTCTATTCTCCAATTGGGGGAGTGGTTTATCAAGAAAATGCCCCTTGTTAGCTATATATACTCTGCTTCCAAACAAATTAGTGCAGCAATTTCACCAG atCAGAACTCGCGAGCTTTTAAGGAAGTGGCTCTGGTAAAACATCCTCGCGTAGGAGAATACGCACTAGCATTTATCACGTCTACTGTCACTCTCCATAGCCACACGGGTGAAGAGGAACTTTTCTGTGTTTATGTACCGACAAATCACTTGTACTTGGGTGACATGTTTCTTGTAAGCTCGAAAGATATTTTGAGGCCTAATCTCTCGGTCCGTGAGGGCATAG AAATTGTCATCTCTGGTGGCATGTCAATACCCCAAGTACTGACTACAGTAGATGCAGGCGTCCTGCGTGCAGTAAGAGGCGGAGATATTTCCGGATTACCCGTTTAA
- the LOC110797800 gene encoding protein LIKE COV 3 isoform X2, whose protein sequence is MGTRERDRDLELLIPVSIPPLVSAIEISKPSTPSPSSSPVSYHHTAPPKEACCKVIRRWTSKKFMSGSVILLPIAITFYFTWWFIHFVDGFFSPIYAHLGINIFGLGFVTSITFIFLVGVIMSSWLGASILQLGEWFIKKMPLVSYIYSASKQISAAISPDQNSRAFKEVALVKHPRVGEYALAFITSTVTLHSHTGEEELFCVYVPTNHLYLGDMFLVSSKDILRPNLSVREGIGVLRAVRGGDISGLPV, encoded by the exons atgggaACAAGAGAAAGAGACAGAGATCTAGAGCTACTCATCCCTGTCAGTATTCCGCCATTGGTGTCCGCCATTGAAATCTCTAAACCTTCAACCCCTTCTCCTTCTTCATCCCCTGTTTCTTATCATCACACTGCCCCACCCAAAGAG GCATGTTGCAAAGTCATTCGGCGCTGGACTTCAAAGAAGTTTATGTCTGGAAG TGTGATCCTGCTTCCTATAGCCATCACTTTTTACTTCACTTGGTGGTTTATTCATTTCGTTGATGGATTCTTCTCACCGATTTATGCTCATCTTGGGATAAACATATTTG GTCTCGGCTTTGTAACCTCTATTACATTCATCTTCTTGGTGGGAGTGATTATGTCATCATGGTTGGGAGCCTCTATTCTCCAATTGGGGGAGTGGTTTATCAAGAAAATGCCCCTTGTTAGCTATATATACTCTGCTTCCAAACAAATTAGTGCAGCAATTTCACCAG atCAGAACTCGCGAGCTTTTAAGGAAGTGGCTCTGGTAAAACATCCTCGCGTAGGAGAATACGCACTAGCATTTATCACGTCTACTGTCACTCTCCATAGCCACACGGGTGAAGAGGAACTTTTCTGTGTTTATGTACCGACAAATCACTTGTACTTGGGTGACATGTTTCTTGTAAGCTCGAAAGATATTTTGAGGCCTAATCTCTCGGTCCGTGAGGGCATAG GCGTCCTGCGTGCAGTAAGAGGCGGAGATATTTCCGGATTACCCGTTTAA
- the LOC110797811 gene encoding cholesterol 22-monohydroxylase CYP90B51: MSDLEFFLYLLPFVLALSWTLNFLKRKKPQPNLPPGNSGLPFIGETFGYLKPHPATTIGKFMEQHIERFGKIYRANLFGEPTIVSADAGLNRFIFQNEGRLFESSYPSSIGGILGKWSMLVLNGDIHRDMRNISLNFLSQSRLKAHLMKEVERQAVFVLNTWQEDCSFSAQDEAKKFTFNVMAKQILSLDHGEAETEHLKKEYINFMKGVVSAPINLPGTPYRRALKSRTAILDFIEMKMEEKLKKKKMNDGSENIDEDDLLGWVLKHSTLSKEQILDLILSLLFAGHETSSVSIALAIFFLEGSPSAVEQLREEHLLIARAKQQSAEKELNWEDYKKMEFTQCVISETMRLGNVVRFLHRKALKDVRYKGYDIPCGWKVLPVLAAIHLDPAFYDQPHVFNPWRWQQNGINRGGVSPSATASNSNSNSSPTSGNNFMPFGGGQRLCPGSELARLEMAIFIHHLILNFQWKLADKDEAFVYPFVEFPKGLPIQVQRLSFGL; this comes from the exons ATGTCTGACTTAGAATTCTTCTTGTACCTTCTCCCATTTGTTTTGGCTTTATCTTGGACCCTCAACTTTCTTAAGCGAAAGAAACCCCAACCAAATCTTCCTCCTGGTAACTCTGGTTTACCCTTTATTGGTGAAACTTTTGGCTACTTAAAGCCTCATCCTGCTACCACCATTGGAAAGTTCATGGAGCAGCACATAGAAAG GTTTGGGAAAATATACAGGGCAAATTTGTTTGGGGAACCGACAATTGTATCAGCAGATGCAGGGCTGAATAGATTCATCTTTCAGAATGAAGGGAGACTGTTTGAAAGTAGCTACCCAAGTAGCATTGGTGGAATACTTGGAAAGTGGTCTATGTTGGTTTTGAATGGAGATATACACAGAGATATGAGAAACATTTCTCTCAATTTCTTGAGCCAGAGTAGGCTTAAAGCTCATCTTATGAAAGAGGTTGAGAGGCAAGCTGTTTTTGTTCTTAATACTTGGCAAGAAGATTGCTCTTTTTCTGCTCAAGATGAAGCTAAGAAG TTTACTTTCAATGTAATGGCAAAACAAATACTGAGTTTGGATCATGGGGAAGCTGAAACAGAGCATCTAAAGAAGGaatatattaattttatgaaagGAGTAGTATCAGCTCCTATCAATTTACCAGGAACTCCTTATAGAAGGGCATTAAAG TCAAGAACAGCCATACTGGATTTTATTGAGATGAAAATGGAGGAAAagttaaagaagaagaaaatgaatGATGGGAGTGAGAATATAGATGAAGATGATCTACTTGGGTGGGTGTTGAAGCATTCAACTCTATCAAAAGAACAAATTCTTGACTTAATTTTGAGTTTGTTGTTTGCTGGACATGAGACTTCCTCTGTTTCCATTGCATTAGCCATCTTTTTCTTGGAGGGCTCCCCTTCTGCTGTTGAGCAATTAAGG GAAGAACACCTTTTGATTGCCAGAGCCAAGCAACAGTCAGCAGAGAAAGAATTGAATTGGGAGGATTACAAGAAAATGGAATTTACTCAATGT GTGATTAGCGAAACAATGAGGCTGGGAAATGTAGTAAGGTTCTTGCATAGGAAGGCTCTTAAAGATGTTCGGTATAAAG GTTATGACATTCCATGTGGATGGAAAGTGCTGCCGGTTTTAGCAGCCATTCATTTGGATCCTGCCTTTTATGACCAACCTCATGTCTTCAACCCTTGGAGATGGCAGCAG AATGGTATAAATCGGGGAGGCGTATCACCTTCAGCAACAGCCAGTAACTCGaactcaaattcaagtccaactAGCGGAAACAACTTTATGCCATTTGGGGGAGGACAAAGACTATGTCCAGGATCTGAACTGGCTAGGTTAGAGATGGCAATTTTCATCCACCATCTGATACTCAATTTCCAGTGGAAATTAGCAGATAAAGATGAAGCTTTTGTTTACCCATTCGTCGAGTTCCCCAAAGGATTACCTATTCAAGTTCAACGCTTAAGCTTTGGACTCTGA